One genomic region from Leifsonia poae encodes:
- a CDS encoding iron ABC transporter ATP-binding protein: MLEPTPVRASARTVGAVTLVLAGAMLLSGCVGGSGSTKPTATPSATATTGGGTNTTPTPTPTPSDPPTPLAIPCDQVITPDQLYAFNPNFGTDPGYAPKASTLEQQVADWKGTTCAWLNQTSGETIEIAVAKPPASAMEGLKNAAVTTSQPVPTYGVPPAVEGYFKPGTAGEVQIFTGSYWIVATSTAFSEPGDPAPLMQNVLANLPKS; the protein is encoded by the coding sequence ATGCTCGAACCGACACCCGTCCGCGCTTCCGCCCGCACCGTCGGGGCTGTCACCCTCGTGCTCGCCGGCGCGATGCTGCTGAGCGGATGCGTCGGCGGCAGCGGATCGACGAAACCGACCGCGACGCCGTCGGCCACGGCGACCACCGGCGGCGGTACGAACACGACCCCGACACCGACGCCGACGCCCAGCGATCCCCCGACCCCGCTGGCGATCCCGTGCGACCAGGTGATCACCCCCGACCAGCTCTACGCCTTCAACCCGAACTTCGGCACGGACCCCGGCTACGCCCCGAAAGCCAGCACGTTGGAGCAGCAGGTCGCCGACTGGAAAGGCACCACCTGCGCGTGGCTCAACCAGACCAGCGGCGAGACGATCGAGATCGCCGTGGCCAAGCCGCCCGCGAGCGCCATGGAGGGGCTGAAGAACGCGGCCGTCACGACCAGCCAGCCCGTTCCCACCTACGGCGTTCCGCCGGCGGTCGAAGGATACTTCAAACCCGGCACCGCCGGCGAGGTGCAGATCTTCACCGGCTCGTACTGGATCGTCGCCACCTCGACCGCATTCTCCGAACCCGGAGACCCGGCACCGCTGATGCAGAACGTGCTCGCCAACCTGCCGAAGAGCTGA
- a CDS encoding carbohydrate ABC transporter permease, translating into MSRLIDAEEATGPQALPTTARAEAGAAVTDREAARAASRRRPKPIVPILMLAPAVLGIAIFVLIPALLALVASFFSIPLGGGAWGWVGFGNFAKVLGDPTVQKSIVNTLVYAAITIVPSLVIGLVLALLADSIVHGRALVRTILFLPMTANLVAMAVVFRWIFAYQGGFANQLLGLVGLGPVNWLGDTHTSLLTVAIVGIWRSASFTMMIFFAGLATIPTSIGEATASEGIRGWTKLTRVTLPMMKPTVAFATVITILGSVQVFDTINVMTQGGPQNSSETLLLTTWRYGFGYFDLGSASALSLLLLLALVGVGILQRRFLTGGQK; encoded by the coding sequence ATGAGTCGTCTCATCGACGCGGAGGAGGCCACGGGTCCCCAGGCCCTCCCGACGACCGCACGGGCCGAGGCCGGTGCCGCCGTCACCGACCGCGAGGCCGCGCGCGCCGCCTCACGCCGCCGCCCGAAGCCGATCGTTCCGATCCTCATGCTCGCGCCGGCCGTGCTCGGCATCGCGATCTTCGTGCTGATCCCGGCCCTGCTCGCGCTCGTCGCCAGCTTCTTCAGCATCCCGCTCGGCGGGGGAGCGTGGGGATGGGTCGGCTTCGGCAACTTCGCGAAAGTGCTCGGCGACCCGACCGTGCAGAAATCGATCGTCAACACGCTCGTCTACGCGGCCATCACGATCGTACCGAGCCTGGTCATCGGGCTCGTGCTGGCCCTCCTGGCCGACAGCATCGTGCACGGACGGGCACTGGTGCGCACCATCCTGTTCCTGCCGATGACGGCGAACCTCGTCGCGATGGCGGTGGTGTTCCGGTGGATCTTCGCCTACCAGGGAGGCTTCGCCAACCAGCTCCTCGGGCTCGTCGGTCTCGGCCCGGTCAACTGGCTGGGCGACACCCACACCTCGCTGCTCACTGTCGCGATCGTCGGCATCTGGCGCTCCGCCTCGTTCACCATGATGATCTTCTTCGCCGGTCTCGCCACGATCCCGACGTCGATCGGCGAAGCGACGGCCTCCGAAGGAATCCGCGGCTGGACCAAGCTCACGAGAGTGACCCTGCCGATGATGAAGCCGACCGTCGCGTTCGCCACGGTCATCACCATCCTCGGCTCTGTGCAGGTCTTCGACACGATCAACGTGATGACCCAGGGCGGACCGCAGAACTCCAGCGAGACGCTGCTCCTCACCACCTGGCGCTACGGTTTCGGCTATTTCGACCTGGGCAGCGCCTCGGCGCTCTCCCTGCTCCTCCTGCTCGCACTCGTCGGCGTGGGCATCCTGCAGCGCCGCTTCCTCACCGGGGGACAGAAATGA
- a CDS encoding HAD family hydrolase, translating to MSGRAVVLFDWNGTVVLDRERARDALNGVLGARRLPRLSEEGFRRRFRLPMAEMFEELGVRTDSTDAAEAEWNSAMAAAPAGLRRGAIPGLEALAGAGVRLGVISAAHLDAVAADQHAHGLTGMWSSVDAPVIDKLAVLQRRRGSETVAAYVGDTVYDIECAREAGYLAVGVRGGYTASALLTAAGADALIDGIDEIAALIGAASMQASAPMQREGLPIYGAPSRI from the coding sequence GTGAGCGGTCGCGCCGTCGTCCTGTTCGACTGGAACGGAACGGTCGTCCTCGACCGGGAACGTGCCAGGGACGCCCTCAACGGGGTGCTCGGCGCCCGCCGGCTTCCGCGGCTCAGCGAGGAAGGCTTCCGCCGGCGGTTCCGCCTGCCGATGGCCGAGATGTTCGAAGAGCTCGGCGTTCGCACCGACTCGACGGACGCGGCGGAGGCCGAATGGAACTCGGCGATGGCCGCCGCCCCGGCCGGGCTGCGGCGCGGCGCGATCCCGGGGCTGGAGGCGCTCGCGGGTGCGGGGGTCCGACTCGGCGTGATCTCCGCCGCCCATCTCGACGCGGTCGCGGCCGACCAGCACGCCCACGGCCTCACCGGGATGTGGTCGAGCGTCGACGCGCCCGTCATCGACAAGCTCGCTGTCCTTCAGCGCCGCCGCGGTTCGGAGACCGTCGCCGCCTACGTCGGCGACACTGTGTACGACATCGAGTGCGCCCGCGAGGCCGGTTACCTGGCCGTCGGGGTCCGAGGCGGCTACACCGCCTCGGCGCTGCTCACCGCGGCGGGAGCGGATGCGCTGATCGACGGAATCGACGAGATCGCGGCCCTGATCGGTGCGGCGTCGATGCAGGCTTCGGCGCCGATGCAGCGCGAAGGACTGCCGATATATGGTGCCCCCAGTAGGATTTGA
- a CDS encoding carbohydrate ABC transporter permease, which produces MRTLVVVGKWVLLTLALLISLFPFYWMLRTAIAPADEVFFSGISLFPADATLANFGRAWEKAHLATAIPVGVLVTAAILALQLITCIPAAYVLAKVRMRGTGTVLAIVLGCLLIPSQVTLIPTFIGVNLAGLGDSIPGLILPFLTSAFGIYLLRQQMMSIPDSLLEAARTDGLGHWRTLRTVIIPMAGPGIAAFSVFSVFVHWNEYLWPLLIARSPGIATPPLALSVFQQADIGYDYSALAAGAAIVTAPVVILFLVAQRRFVQGMSGAEIPG; this is translated from the coding sequence ATGAGAACACTCGTCGTCGTCGGCAAATGGGTGCTGCTCACCCTCGCCCTGCTGATCTCGCTCTTCCCCTTCTACTGGATGCTGCGGACCGCCATTGCCCCGGCCGATGAAGTGTTCTTCAGCGGAATCTCCCTGTTCCCCGCCGATGCGACGCTGGCGAACTTCGGCAGGGCCTGGGAGAAAGCGCACCTCGCGACCGCCATCCCGGTCGGCGTCCTGGTGACCGCCGCCATCCTGGCGCTGCAGCTGATCACCTGCATCCCCGCCGCCTATGTGCTCGCCAAGGTGCGGATGCGCGGCACCGGCACCGTTCTCGCGATCGTGCTCGGCTGCCTCCTCATCCCCAGCCAGGTGACCCTCATCCCGACATTCATCGGCGTGAACCTGGCCGGGCTCGGGGACTCCATCCCCGGACTCATCCTGCCGTTCCTCACCAGCGCGTTCGGTATCTACCTGCTGCGGCAGCAGATGATGTCGATCCCCGACTCCCTGCTCGAAGCGGCGCGCACCGACGGTCTCGGCCACTGGCGCACCCTGCGCACGGTGATCATCCCCATGGCCGGCCCCGGAATCGCGGCGTTCAGCGTCTTCAGCGTGTTCGTGCACTGGAACGAATACCTCTGGCCCCTGCTCATCGCCCGCAGCCCGGGCATCGCAACACCGCCGCTGGCACTGTCCGTCTTCCAGCAGGCGGACATCGGCTACGACTACTCCGCGCTCGCCGCCGGGGCCGCCATCGTGACCGCACCCGTCGTGATCCTGTTCCTGGTGGCGCAGCGTCGCTTCGTGCAGGGCATGAGCGGGGCCGAGATCCCCGGCTGA
- a CDS encoding ABC transporter ATP-binding protein — MASIDVIGLRKSFGSVAALDGVDLRIEDGENVAILGPSGSGKSTMLRIIAGLEDADAGSVLFDGRPQEGIPPHKRDAAIVFQHFALYPHLSSLENITLGLRHGIGLSKTEATSRARSIAGRMQVEHLLDRKPKQMSGGQRQRIALARALARRSGIVLLDEPLSGLDAQLHAVLRLEIASLLRSVGATGINVTHDQLDAMAMADRIAVIRGGVIEQVGTPDELYAVPQSLFVAGFIGTPPMNLLRVADDGTCAFGGGFDGGLTLGVRAEELELAPLTAFDAHPDAAWTVSGEVALIEPTGKDRVVHLVTGEGETVALRCSVAKSPRVGERVAVRCAAASVHVYDSATGARLGAATELGVRRAAIA, encoded by the coding sequence ATGGCATCCATCGATGTGATCGGGCTGCGCAAGAGCTTCGGCTCCGTGGCCGCCCTCGACGGCGTCGACCTGCGGATCGAGGATGGCGAGAATGTCGCCATCCTCGGTCCGAGCGGGTCGGGCAAATCCACGATGCTCCGCATCATCGCCGGGCTGGAGGACGCCGACGCCGGCAGTGTGCTGTTCGACGGCCGGCCGCAGGAGGGGATCCCGCCCCACAAGCGCGATGCGGCTATCGTTTTCCAGCATTTCGCCCTCTATCCGCACTTGTCGTCGCTGGAGAACATCACTCTCGGCCTGCGGCACGGGATCGGACTGTCGAAGACCGAGGCCACCTCCCGCGCCCGGTCGATCGCCGGTCGCATGCAGGTCGAGCACCTTCTCGACCGCAAACCGAAGCAGATGTCGGGCGGTCAGCGCCAGCGCATCGCCCTGGCCCGGGCGCTCGCCCGGCGCAGCGGCATCGTGCTGCTCGACGAGCCGCTGTCCGGGCTGGACGCACAGCTGCACGCCGTGCTCCGCCTGGAGATCGCCTCGCTGCTGCGCTCGGTCGGGGCCACGGGGATCAACGTGACCCACGATCAGCTCGACGCGATGGCGATGGCCGACCGGATCGCCGTGATCCGCGGCGGAGTCATCGAGCAGGTCGGCACGCCGGATGAGCTGTACGCGGTGCCGCAGTCCCTGTTCGTCGCCGGCTTCATCGGCACGCCGCCGATGAACCTGCTCCGGGTGGCCGACGACGGAACATGCGCCTTCGGCGGCGGGTTCGACGGTGGTCTGACCCTGGGCGTGCGCGCGGAGGAGCTGGAGCTGGCGCCGCTCACTGCGTTCGACGCGCATCCGGATGCGGCGTGGACGGTCTCGGGCGAGGTGGCCCTGATCGAGCCGACCGGAAAGGATCGGGTCGTGCATCTGGTGACGGGAGAGGGTGAGACGGTGGCACTGCGGTGCTCCGTCGCGAAATCACCGCGCGTCGGCGAACGGGTTGCCGTGCGCTGCGCGGCCGCCTCGGTGCACGTCTACGATTCGGCCACCGGTGCGCGTCTCGGTGCCGCGACCGAGCTCGGCGTCCGCAGGGCGGCGATCGCGTGA
- a CDS encoding outer membrane protein assembly factor BamB family protein, whose protein sequence is MHGYVVTDTETSETAPRGIPGIAVSNGTDVVETDDQGRFELPDTGRFVTLTRPTGFTADPWWVRATAGEIRFTLTPQEQPLPYSFAHLTDTHMTVPADHPAFDPALLEAFGLYREGSLPQQIVDFLAELPRREPQVRSVMITGDLVDHGRPAEYELYTEALATSPLPVHVIPGNHDHMTDEHGMFVSRNNYLTNAGTVENYERFVGPRWYSFDVAGLHVVAMDWHSHELGIDHDEQNAWLRNDLARRTPGSPWILLFHDQPNASLLDHVPWQPIAAFSGHWHTSRVVEVDGALHVNSPTTFFASLDYSPPAFRVITWDGETIGLRTETVLVRESPVELDDVSTATFSSAPARRSADAVLWRSPLVGASHRQSVLVDGDLVVAGSQIEDRAAGTVEAFDLASGERVWRADTRSAVKTTPVVSGGLVIAAEVSGDVTAYDRATGEFAWRVDSSDPLRRFAWGGPATANGLVYLGDQSDLRAIDAARGAVVWRRDDLSPHHNLVNHSTPLIVGDLLVMGFWPTPQHPVGLDARTGESVWAGAPVPDEVSFEAMKQLLIMGTAVHDPQRDLVLMPAFGHSAAVERATGRVVWATAHRGGFSPSAPVVTAAGYVATSAGVGLQVLEPETGEILREIAVEGDAPFPMSSYTKTPHPVVSAPLSADGTLLLSGLDGVIRRLDPASGAEVGRAQLHAPIASTLTEAGELFVGVGTDGGVFAVSRSVAS, encoded by the coding sequence GTGCACGGATACGTCGTCACCGACACCGAAACCAGCGAGACCGCGCCCCGGGGCATCCCCGGCATCGCCGTGAGCAACGGCACCGACGTCGTCGAGACCGATGACCAGGGCCGCTTCGAACTCCCCGACACCGGCCGCTTCGTCACCCTCACCCGCCCGACCGGGTTCACCGCAGACCCCTGGTGGGTGCGCGCGACGGCGGGGGAGATCCGTTTCACGCTGACGCCGCAGGAGCAACCGCTGCCCTACTCGTTCGCCCACCTGACCGACACGCATATGACGGTGCCGGCCGATCATCCCGCCTTCGACCCGGCGCTCCTGGAAGCGTTCGGGCTGTACCGCGAGGGGAGCCTGCCGCAGCAGATCGTCGACTTCCTGGCGGAGCTGCCCCGGCGCGAACCGCAGGTGCGCAGCGTCATGATCACCGGTGACCTGGTCGACCACGGTCGCCCGGCCGAGTATGAGCTCTACACGGAGGCACTCGCGACGAGTCCGCTTCCCGTCCACGTCATCCCCGGAAACCACGACCACATGACCGACGAGCACGGGATGTTCGTCAGCCGCAACAACTACCTCACCAACGCGGGGACCGTGGAGAATTACGAGCGCTTCGTCGGACCGCGCTGGTACTCGTTCGACGTGGCCGGACTGCACGTCGTGGCGATGGACTGGCACAGCCACGAGCTCGGCATCGACCACGATGAGCAGAACGCCTGGCTTCGCAACGACCTCGCCCGCCGCACCCCCGGATCGCCCTGGATCCTGCTCTTCCACGACCAGCCGAACGCCTCGCTCCTCGACCACGTGCCGTGGCAGCCGATCGCCGCGTTCTCCGGTCACTGGCACACCTCCCGCGTCGTGGAAGTCGACGGAGCGCTGCACGTCAACAGCCCCACCACCTTCTTCGCCAGCCTCGACTACAGTCCGCCTGCCTTCCGGGTCATCACCTGGGACGGGGAGACGATCGGTCTGCGAACCGAGACCGTCCTCGTGCGCGAGAGCCCCGTCGAGCTCGACGATGTCTCCACCGCCACCTTCTCCAGCGCCCCGGCGCGGCGGTCGGCGGATGCGGTGCTCTGGCGCTCGCCGCTTGTCGGCGCCTCCCACCGGCAGTCGGTGCTCGTGGACGGCGACCTCGTCGTCGCCGGATCGCAGATCGAGGATCGCGCCGCCGGCACGGTCGAAGCGTTCGATCTGGCCTCGGGGGAGCGTGTGTGGCGGGCCGACACCCGGTCGGCCGTGAAGACCACACCCGTCGTCTCCGGTGGCCTGGTGATCGCCGCCGAAGTGAGTGGCGACGTGACCGCCTACGACCGCGCGACCGGCGAGTTCGCCTGGCGCGTCGACTCGAGCGACCCGCTCCGCCGGTTCGCCTGGGGTGGCCCGGCGACCGCGAACGGCCTGGTCTACCTGGGCGACCAGAGCGACCTTCGCGCCATCGACGCCGCCCGCGGCGCGGTTGTGTGGCGTCGCGACGACCTCTCGCCCCACCACAACCTGGTCAACCACTCGACGCCGTTGATCGTCGGCGACCTGCTGGTCATGGGCTTCTGGCCGACTCCGCAGCATCCGGTCGGCCTCGACGCCCGCACGGGGGAATCCGTCTGGGCGGGCGCGCCCGTGCCCGATGAGGTCTCGTTCGAGGCGATGAAGCAGCTGCTCATCATGGGCACGGCCGTGCACGACCCGCAGCGCGACCTCGTGCTCATGCCCGCGTTCGGACACTCCGCCGCGGTCGAGCGCGCGACCGGCCGTGTCGTCTGGGCCACCGCGCACCGCGGCGGCTTCAGCCCGTCCGCTCCGGTCGTCACCGCGGCCGGCTATGTGGCGACGAGCGCGGGCGTCGGCCTGCAGGTGCTGGAGCCGGAGACCGGCGAGATCCTGCGGGAGATCGCGGTCGAGGGAGATGCGCCCTTCCCGATGTCCTCCTACACGAAGACGCCGCATCCGGTCGTCTCGGCGCCGCTCTCGGCCGACGGGACGCTGCTGCTCAGCGGCCTCGACGGCGTGATCCGCCGCCTCGACCCCGCCAGCGGCGCCGAGGTCGGGCGAGCTCAGCTGCACGCCCCGATCGCCTCCACGCTGACCGAGGCGGGGGAGCTGTTCGTCGGGGTCGGCACCGATGGCGGCGTGTTCGCCGTGTCGCGGAGCGTCGCCTCATGA
- a CDS encoding extracellular solute-binding protein, whose protein sequence is MSPRRSRLAVGALALGSALLLSGCAAGANADQQPTVAAAADIASCNPAKTTINAVFGQQATGAMTVASAALEKKYPGLTINATPQQTTSYDDLTKTVVGDIAVGKRPDLVMTGLGQLRFWVDTYKPATIDPAKLEPTYQKQFLSAGTIDGKVYLAPSQISAPVLLVNEDLASSAGVDASSIKTPEDLVAAAAAVTAKTGAPSVSVSTDALPDWFSQAFVQGAGGTFVKKDGTPGFGDATGIKALSIWQDLKKKNLELGVGFQDATAAFIGGKVAFMVATTSLIASIQKGVGSHFAWTPVDLPSVDGKDGALPAGGNGWVVLSKDACAAAFSTALVSQLLAKDAVLKASGTAYSYIPVDSAAAQELLGSSSATPQLTYAWSYDKSLTPWGGFAGAKTVQVNDAIRTMAQQLQSGADTTSTVKSAVSSIDSIVK, encoded by the coding sequence ATGTCCCCACGTCGATCCCGACTCGCCGTCGGCGCCCTCGCTCTCGGCTCCGCCCTCCTGCTGAGCGGCTGCGCCGCCGGCGCGAACGCCGACCAGCAACCGACAGTTGCCGCCGCCGCCGACATCGCCAGCTGCAACCCGGCCAAGACCACCATCAATGCGGTCTTCGGCCAGCAGGCGACAGGCGCGATGACCGTCGCGTCGGCCGCCCTGGAGAAGAAGTACCCGGGCCTCACCATCAACGCCACCCCGCAGCAGACCACCTCGTACGACGACCTCACCAAGACCGTCGTCGGTGACATCGCGGTCGGCAAACGTCCCGACCTGGTGATGACCGGCCTTGGGCAGCTCCGCTTCTGGGTCGACACGTACAAGCCCGCCACGATCGACCCGGCGAAGCTCGAGCCGACGTACCAGAAGCAGTTCCTCTCCGCCGGCACGATCGACGGCAAGGTCTACCTGGCTCCGTCCCAGATCTCGGCGCCCGTGCTGCTGGTGAACGAAGACCTCGCTTCGTCCGCCGGGGTGGACGCCTCCTCGATCAAGACCCCGGAAGATCTGGTCGCCGCGGCCGCGGCCGTCACAGCCAAGACGGGGGCGCCTTCGGTGTCGGTGAGCACCGACGCGCTGCCCGACTGGTTCAGCCAGGCGTTCGTGCAGGGCGCGGGCGGCACCTTCGTGAAGAAGGACGGCACGCCCGGTTTCGGCGACGCCACCGGCATCAAGGCGCTGTCGATCTGGCAGGACCTCAAGAAGAAGAACCTCGAGCTCGGCGTCGGCTTCCAGGACGCGACCGCCGCCTTCATCGGGGGCAAGGTGGCGTTCATGGTGGCCACCACCTCGCTCATCGCCTCGATTCAGAAGGGCGTCGGATCGCACTTCGCCTGGACACCGGTCGACCTGCCGAGTGTCGACGGGAAAGACGGCGCCCTTCCGGCCGGCGGCAACGGTTGGGTCGTGCTGAGCAAGGACGCCTGCGCGGCGGCGTTCTCCACTGCTCTCGTCTCGCAGCTGCTGGCCAAGGATGCGGTGCTCAAGGCGTCCGGAACGGCATACAGCTACATCCCGGTCGACTCCGCGGCCGCTCAGGAGCTTCTCGGCAGCAGCTCGGCGACCCCGCAGCTCACCTACGCCTGGAGCTATGACAAGAGCCTCACCCCCTGGGGCGGGTTCGCCGGCGCCAAGACCGTGCAGGTGAACGATGCGATCCGCACGATGGCACAGCAGCTGCAGTCGGGGGCCGACACAACCTCGACGGTCAAATCTGCCGTCAGCAGCATCGATTCGATCGTCAAGTAG